The following coding sequences are from one Dermacentor silvarum isolate Dsil-2018 chromosome 4, BIME_Dsil_1.4, whole genome shotgun sequence window:
- the LOC119450429 gene encoding cholinesterase-like isoform X4 yields the protein MRRGGEAVGAAALPVALFLLLSSIGPWSTCNGQQWKNDPNRRYPDPATPDFLPRNRAPPGPTLYRADLRPSGLYERTDDFQKYSDGRCSIRTTSTPTMYRTAKTPIGVFTGRIVYLCDLPEFTRTDQRPASQGGIDHRNDRLEYPSSAVAYLGIPYAQPPLGHNRFREPQAHGPLGNVQALNFRDSCIQHIDYKGQHMGVPSTSEDCLYLNIYTPNLADMNRRFAVMVHIHGGEFDHGSGNLFPGHMLAASQDVVVVTFNYRLGALGFLATGDGASPGNYGLLDQAAAIQWVRDYIAGFSGDPSRITLFGPGAGAASAGLHLVHQMNKRNLAFQRVIASGGSPVAEWALDQDPIRMRNMSWLYSEKVGCYGDSTWRLLDCLRSKGNSSSEFTLATVEPTVGRLPWGPVLDRHTRSDSIVFVSPEDYLRDLAPEEAHRFSSQVAYMTGVTRDEASYIVKRDRELKNNRYIMTPDTFRMYLKRYARQFNYTLNEEAAISALSFMYTPWSDQDNQTLLMRGYVDMLSDSYFVAPHDKVMKLLLDKGFRVYAYVVNYTLESYPRLQYGRRVYDWDEIPQSMVDLMVSGAPFMDPKFYPDNLELNDVLWSEGDRNMSQLFMQAWANFAKTGDPMGGTSLFGSIRWDPARRGLLQYLCINGTYYEALNSSSFMLHDYRQKESQFWNAYLPELALRPAPTWPPWDEPLLRENRLVTASLWGVTAVACLLLILAVVACCCYCKAASQAKLPTQSRAGVGRNR from the exons ATGAGGCGCGGCGGCGAAGCCGTTGGTGCCGCCGCGCTACCCGTCGCACTTTTCCTGCTGCTGTCTTCGATCGGGCCGTGGTCGACGTGCAATGGGCAGCAGTGGAAGAATGACCCAAACCGGAGGTATCCCGATCCAGCGACGCCGGACTTCTTGCCTCGGAACCGAGCCCCGCCAGGTCCCACGCTGTACCGTGCCGACCTGAGGCCGTCCGGACTCTACGAGCGGACGGACGACTTTCAAAAGTACAGCGATGGACGGTGCTCGATACGGACGACCTCGACGCcgacaatgtacagaacagcaaAAACTCCGATCGGTGTTTTTACGGGAAGGATCGTCTACCTGTGCGACCTTCCCGAGTTCACGCGCACCGACCAACGGCCGGCGTCGCAGGGCGGCATCGACCACAGGAACGACAGGCTGGAGTACCCCTCCAGCGCGGTGGCCTACCTGGGCATTCCGTACGCCCAGCCGCCACTCGGACACAACAGGTTTAGG GAACCTCAGGCTCATGGTCCCTTGGGAAATGTGCAAGCCCTGAATTTCAGGGACTCGTGTATACAACACATTGACTACAAAGGTCAACACATGGGCGTCCCCTCTACCAGCGAAGATTGCCTCTACCTTAATATCTACACACCTAAT ctgGCCGATATGAATCGTCGGTTTGCTGTCATGGTGCACATACATGGTGGTGAATTTGATCATGGGTCTGGAAATTTGTTTCCTGGTCACATGCTGGCTGCTTCACAAGATGTTGTTGTGGTCACCTTCAATTACCGTCTAGGTGCTTTAG ggttTCTGGCAACGGGGGATGGTGCTTCGCCAGGCAACTACGGTCTGCTAGATCAAGCAGCTGCCATCCAGTGGGTGCGAGACTACATTGCAGGCTTCTCCGGAGACCCATCTCGTATCACCCTGTTTGGTCCAGGCgctggagcagccagtgctggCCTCCATTTGGTCCATCAGATGAACAAACGCAATT TGGCCTTTCAGCGGGTGATAGCTTCTGGTGGATCTCCGGTGGCCGAGTGGGCCTTGGACCAAGACCCTATACGGATGCGCAACATGAGCTGGCTGTATAGTGAGAAGGTGGGCTGCTATGGCGACAGCACCTGGCGCCTACTCGACTGCCTGCGTAGCAAGGGGAATAGCAGCTCTGAGTTCACTTTGGCCACTGTCGAG CCAACAGTGGGACGTCTACCCTGGGGACCCGTCTTGGACCGTCACACACGTTCAGACAGTATCGTGTTCGTGTCCCCAGAAGACTACCTTCGAGACCTCGCACCTGAGGAGGCCCATCGGTTTAGTAGCCAGGTGGCGTACATGACTGGTGTCACACGTGACGAGGCATCCTACATTGTCA AACGAGACAGAGAACTCAAGAACAACCGTTACATCATGACACCAGACACATTTCGAATGTACCTGAAACGCTATGCCCGCCAGTTCAACTACACGCTCAATGAGGAAGCTGCCATCAGTGCCTTATCCTTCATGTATACTCCATGGAGTGATCAGGACAATCAGACCCTCCTGATGAGGGGATACGTTGAC ATGCTCTCGGACTCCTACTTTGTGGCCCCTCATGACAAGGTGATGAAGCTTCTACTGGACAAAGGTTTTCGTGTCTATGCTTACGTGGTGAACTACACTCTTGAGAGCTATCCTAGGTTGCAGTATGGCAGACGCGTCTATGACTGGGATG AAATACCACAAAGCATGGTTGACCTGATGGTGTCCGGTGCACCATTCATGGACCCAAAGTTCTACCCTGACAACCTGGAACTGAATGACGTCCTCTGGAGCGAGGGAGACCGCAACATGAGCCAGCTGTTTATGCAGGCCTGGGCAAACTTTGCCAAAACTGG AGACCCAATGGGGGGCACCTCCTTGTTTGGGTCCATCCGCTGGGATCCCGCCAGGCGGGGTCTGCTACAGTACCTGTGCATCAATGGCACATACTACGAAGCACTAAATTCCTCGAGCTTCATGCTGCACGACTACCGGCAGAAAGAGAGCCAGTTCTGGAATGCCTACTTGCCCGAGCTAGCCCTCCGTCCGGCGCCAACCTGGCCGCCCTGGGACGAGCCGCTGCTGCGGGAGAACCGCCTCGTCACCGCCTCTCTCTGGGGCGTCACGGCCGTTGCCTGCCTCCTGCTCATATTGGCAGTGGTCGcgtgctgctgctactgcaaggCTGCTAG
- the LOC119450429 gene encoding cholinesterase-like isoform X2, with product MRRGGEAVGAAALPVALFLLLSSIGPWSTCNGQQWKNDPNRRYPDPATPDFLPRNRAPPGPTLYRADLRPSGLYERTDDFQKYSDGRCSIRTTSTPTMYRTAKTPIGVFTGRIVYLCDLPEFTRTDQRPASQGGIDHRNDRLEYPSSAVAYLGIPYAQPPLGHNRFREPQAHGPLGNVQALNFRDSCIQHIDYKGQHMGVPSTSEDCLYLNIYTPNLADMNRRFAVMVHIHGGEFDHGSGNLFPGHMLAASQDVVVVTFNYRLGALGFLATGDGASPGNYGLLDQAAAIQWVRDYIAGFSGDPSRITLFGPGAGAASAGLHLVHQMNKRNLAFQRVIASGGSPVAEWALDQDPIRMRNMSWLYSEKVGCYGDSTWRLLDCLRSKGNSSSEFTLATVEPTVGRLPWGPVLDRHTRSDSIVFVSPEDYLRDLAPEEAHRFSSQVAYMTGVTRDEASYIVKRDRELKNNRYIMTPDTFRMYLKRYARQFNYTLNEEAAISALSFMYTPWSDQDNQTLLMRGYVDMLSDSYFVAPHDKVMKLLLDKGFRVYAYVVNYTLESYPRLQYGRRVYDWDEIPQSMVDLMVSGAPFMDPKFYPDNLELNDVLWSEGDRNMSQLFMQAWANFAKTGDPMGGTSLFGSIRWDPARRGLLQYLCINGTYYEALNSSSFMLHDYRQKESQFWNAYLPELALRPAPTWPPWDEPLLRENRLVTASLWGVTAVACLLLILAVVACCCYCKAASRHLVDEDDIPHASMHSLTESTSSQAKLPTQSRAGVGRNR from the exons ATGAGGCGCGGCGGCGAAGCCGTTGGTGCCGCCGCGCTACCCGTCGCACTTTTCCTGCTGCTGTCTTCGATCGGGCCGTGGTCGACGTGCAATGGGCAGCAGTGGAAGAATGACCCAAACCGGAGGTATCCCGATCCAGCGACGCCGGACTTCTTGCCTCGGAACCGAGCCCCGCCAGGTCCCACGCTGTACCGTGCCGACCTGAGGCCGTCCGGACTCTACGAGCGGACGGACGACTTTCAAAAGTACAGCGATGGACGGTGCTCGATACGGACGACCTCGACGCcgacaatgtacagaacagcaaAAACTCCGATCGGTGTTTTTACGGGAAGGATCGTCTACCTGTGCGACCTTCCCGAGTTCACGCGCACCGACCAACGGCCGGCGTCGCAGGGCGGCATCGACCACAGGAACGACAGGCTGGAGTACCCCTCCAGCGCGGTGGCCTACCTGGGCATTCCGTACGCCCAGCCGCCACTCGGACACAACAGGTTTAGG GAACCTCAGGCTCATGGTCCCTTGGGAAATGTGCAAGCCCTGAATTTCAGGGACTCGTGTATACAACACATTGACTACAAAGGTCAACACATGGGCGTCCCCTCTACCAGCGAAGATTGCCTCTACCTTAATATCTACACACCTAAT ctgGCCGATATGAATCGTCGGTTTGCTGTCATGGTGCACATACATGGTGGTGAATTTGATCATGGGTCTGGAAATTTGTTTCCTGGTCACATGCTGGCTGCTTCACAAGATGTTGTTGTGGTCACCTTCAATTACCGTCTAGGTGCTTTAG ggttTCTGGCAACGGGGGATGGTGCTTCGCCAGGCAACTACGGTCTGCTAGATCAAGCAGCTGCCATCCAGTGGGTGCGAGACTACATTGCAGGCTTCTCCGGAGACCCATCTCGTATCACCCTGTTTGGTCCAGGCgctggagcagccagtgctggCCTCCATTTGGTCCATCAGATGAACAAACGCAATT TGGCCTTTCAGCGGGTGATAGCTTCTGGTGGATCTCCGGTGGCCGAGTGGGCCTTGGACCAAGACCCTATACGGATGCGCAACATGAGCTGGCTGTATAGTGAGAAGGTGGGCTGCTATGGCGACAGCACCTGGCGCCTACTCGACTGCCTGCGTAGCAAGGGGAATAGCAGCTCTGAGTTCACTTTGGCCACTGTCGAG CCAACAGTGGGACGTCTACCCTGGGGACCCGTCTTGGACCGTCACACACGTTCAGACAGTATCGTGTTCGTGTCCCCAGAAGACTACCTTCGAGACCTCGCACCTGAGGAGGCCCATCGGTTTAGTAGCCAGGTGGCGTACATGACTGGTGTCACACGTGACGAGGCATCCTACATTGTCA AACGAGACAGAGAACTCAAGAACAACCGTTACATCATGACACCAGACACATTTCGAATGTACCTGAAACGCTATGCCCGCCAGTTCAACTACACGCTCAATGAGGAAGCTGCCATCAGTGCCTTATCCTTCATGTATACTCCATGGAGTGATCAGGACAATCAGACCCTCCTGATGAGGGGATACGTTGAC ATGCTCTCGGACTCCTACTTTGTGGCCCCTCATGACAAGGTGATGAAGCTTCTACTGGACAAAGGTTTTCGTGTCTATGCTTACGTGGTGAACTACACTCTTGAGAGCTATCCTAGGTTGCAGTATGGCAGACGCGTCTATGACTGGGATG AAATACCACAAAGCATGGTTGACCTGATGGTGTCCGGTGCACCATTCATGGACCCAAAGTTCTACCCTGACAACCTGGAACTGAATGACGTCCTCTGGAGCGAGGGAGACCGCAACATGAGCCAGCTGTTTATGCAGGCCTGGGCAAACTTTGCCAAAACTGG AGACCCAATGGGGGGCACCTCCTTGTTTGGGTCCATCCGCTGGGATCCCGCCAGGCGGGGTCTGCTACAGTACCTGTGCATCAATGGCACATACTACGAAGCACTAAATTCCTCGAGCTTCATGCTGCACGACTACCGGCAGAAAGAGAGCCAGTTCTGGAATGCCTACTTGCCCGAGCTAGCCCTCCGTCCGGCGCCAACCTGGCCGCCCTGGGACGAGCCGCTGCTGCGGGAGAACCGCCTCGTCACCGCCTCTCTCTGGGGCGTCACGGCCGTTGCCTGCCTCCTGCTCATATTGGCAGTGGTCGcgtgctgctgctactgcaaggCTGCTAG
- the LOC119450429 gene encoding cholinesterase-like isoform X3, translated as MRRGGEAVGAAALPVALFLLLSSIGPWSTCNGQQWKNDPNRRYPDPATPDFLPRNRAPPGPTLYRADLRPSGLYERTDDFQKYSDGRCSIRTTSTPTMYRTAKTPIGVFTGRIVYLCDLPEFTRTDQRPASQGGIDHRNDRLEYPSSAVAYLGIPYAQPPLGHNRFREPQAHGPLGNVQALNFRDSCIQHIDYKGQHMGVPSTSEDCLYLNIYTPNLADMNRRFAVMVHIHGGEFDHGSGNLFPGHMLAASQDVVVVTFNYRLGALGFLATGDGASPGNYGLLDQAAAIQWVRDYIAGFSGDPSRITLFGPGAGAASAGLHLVHQMNKRNLAFQRVIASGGSPVAEWALDQDPIRMRNMSWLYSEKVGCYGDSTWRLLDCLRSKGNSSSEFTLATVEPTVGRLPWGPVLDRHTRSDSIVFVSPEDYLRDLAPEEAHRFSSQVAYMTGVTRDEASYIVKRDRELKNNRYIMTPDTFRMYLKRYARQFNYTLNEEAAISALSFMYTPWSDQDNQTLLMRGYVDMLSDSYFVAPHDKVMKLLLDKGFRVYAYVVNYTLESYPRLQYGRRVYDWDEIPQSMVDLMVSGAPFMDPKFYPDNLELNDVLWSEGDRNMSQLFMQAWANFAKTGDPMGGTSLFGSIRWDPARRGLLQYLCINGTYYEALNSSSFMLHDYRQKESQFWNAYLPELALRPAPTWPPWDEPLLRENRLVTASLWGVTAVACLLLILAVVACCCYCKAASIRRMEFKNKYATPEDQGELRSLKNTSV; from the exons ATGAGGCGCGGCGGCGAAGCCGTTGGTGCCGCCGCGCTACCCGTCGCACTTTTCCTGCTGCTGTCTTCGATCGGGCCGTGGTCGACGTGCAATGGGCAGCAGTGGAAGAATGACCCAAACCGGAGGTATCCCGATCCAGCGACGCCGGACTTCTTGCCTCGGAACCGAGCCCCGCCAGGTCCCACGCTGTACCGTGCCGACCTGAGGCCGTCCGGACTCTACGAGCGGACGGACGACTTTCAAAAGTACAGCGATGGACGGTGCTCGATACGGACGACCTCGACGCcgacaatgtacagaacagcaaAAACTCCGATCGGTGTTTTTACGGGAAGGATCGTCTACCTGTGCGACCTTCCCGAGTTCACGCGCACCGACCAACGGCCGGCGTCGCAGGGCGGCATCGACCACAGGAACGACAGGCTGGAGTACCCCTCCAGCGCGGTGGCCTACCTGGGCATTCCGTACGCCCAGCCGCCACTCGGACACAACAGGTTTAGG GAACCTCAGGCTCATGGTCCCTTGGGAAATGTGCAAGCCCTGAATTTCAGGGACTCGTGTATACAACACATTGACTACAAAGGTCAACACATGGGCGTCCCCTCTACCAGCGAAGATTGCCTCTACCTTAATATCTACACACCTAAT ctgGCCGATATGAATCGTCGGTTTGCTGTCATGGTGCACATACATGGTGGTGAATTTGATCATGGGTCTGGAAATTTGTTTCCTGGTCACATGCTGGCTGCTTCACAAGATGTTGTTGTGGTCACCTTCAATTACCGTCTAGGTGCTTTAG ggttTCTGGCAACGGGGGATGGTGCTTCGCCAGGCAACTACGGTCTGCTAGATCAAGCAGCTGCCATCCAGTGGGTGCGAGACTACATTGCAGGCTTCTCCGGAGACCCATCTCGTATCACCCTGTTTGGTCCAGGCgctggagcagccagtgctggCCTCCATTTGGTCCATCAGATGAACAAACGCAATT TGGCCTTTCAGCGGGTGATAGCTTCTGGTGGATCTCCGGTGGCCGAGTGGGCCTTGGACCAAGACCCTATACGGATGCGCAACATGAGCTGGCTGTATAGTGAGAAGGTGGGCTGCTATGGCGACAGCACCTGGCGCCTACTCGACTGCCTGCGTAGCAAGGGGAATAGCAGCTCTGAGTTCACTTTGGCCACTGTCGAG CCAACAGTGGGACGTCTACCCTGGGGACCCGTCTTGGACCGTCACACACGTTCAGACAGTATCGTGTTCGTGTCCCCAGAAGACTACCTTCGAGACCTCGCACCTGAGGAGGCCCATCGGTTTAGTAGCCAGGTGGCGTACATGACTGGTGTCACACGTGACGAGGCATCCTACATTGTCA AACGAGACAGAGAACTCAAGAACAACCGTTACATCATGACACCAGACACATTTCGAATGTACCTGAAACGCTATGCCCGCCAGTTCAACTACACGCTCAATGAGGAAGCTGCCATCAGTGCCTTATCCTTCATGTATACTCCATGGAGTGATCAGGACAATCAGACCCTCCTGATGAGGGGATACGTTGAC ATGCTCTCGGACTCCTACTTTGTGGCCCCTCATGACAAGGTGATGAAGCTTCTACTGGACAAAGGTTTTCGTGTCTATGCTTACGTGGTGAACTACACTCTTGAGAGCTATCCTAGGTTGCAGTATGGCAGACGCGTCTATGACTGGGATG AAATACCACAAAGCATGGTTGACCTGATGGTGTCCGGTGCACCATTCATGGACCCAAAGTTCTACCCTGACAACCTGGAACTGAATGACGTCCTCTGGAGCGAGGGAGACCGCAACATGAGCCAGCTGTTTATGCAGGCCTGGGCAAACTTTGCCAAAACTGG AGACCCAATGGGGGGCACCTCCTTGTTTGGGTCCATCCGCTGGGATCCCGCCAGGCGGGGTCTGCTACAGTACCTGTGCATCAATGGCACATACTACGAAGCACTAAATTCCTCGAGCTTCATGCTGCACGACTACCGGCAGAAAGAGAGCCAGTTCTGGAATGCCTACTTGCCCGAGCTAGCCCTCCGTCCGGCGCCAACCTGGCCGCCCTGGGACGAGCCGCTGCTGCGGGAGAACCGCCTCGTCACCGCCTCTCTCTGGGGCGTCACGGCCGTTGCCTGCCTCCTGCTCATATTGGCAGTGGTCGcgtgctgctgctactgcaaggCTGCTAG
- the LOC119450429 gene encoding cholinesterase-like isoform X1, translated as MRRGGEAVGAAALPVALFLLLSSIGPWSTCNGQQWKNDPNRRYPDPATPDFLPRNRAPPGPTLYRADLRPSGLYERTDDFQKYSDGRCSIRTTSTPTMYRTAKTPIGVFTGRIVYLCDLPEFTRTDQRPASQGGIDHRNDRLEYPSSAVAYLGIPYAQPPLGHNRFREPQAHGPLGNVQALNFRDSCIQHIDYKGQHMGVPSTSEDCLYLNIYTPNLADMNRRFAVMVHIHGGEFDHGSGNLFPGHMLAASQDVVVVTFNYRLGALGFLATGDGASPGNYGLLDQAAAIQWVRDYIAGFSGDPSRITLFGPGAGAASAGLHLVHQMNKRNLAFQRVIASGGSPVAEWALDQDPIRMRNMSWLYSEKVGCYGDSTWRLLDCLRSKGNSSSEFTLATVEPTVGRLPWGPVLDRHTRSDSIVFVSPEDYLRDLAPEEAHRFSSQVAYMTGVTRDEASYIVKRDRELKNNRYIMTPDTFRMYLKRYARQFNYTLNEEAAISALSFMYTPWSDQDNQTLLMRGYVDMLSDSYFVAPHDKVMKLLLDKGFRVYAYVVNYTLESYPRLQYGRRVYDWDEIPQSMVDLMVSGAPFMDPKFYPDNLELNDVLWSEGDRNMSQLFMQAWANFAKTGDPMGGTSLFGSIRWDPARRGLLQYLCINGTYYEALNSSSFMLHDYRQKESQFWNAYLPELALRPAPTWPPWDEPLLRENRLVTASLWGVTAVACLLLILAVVACCCYCKAASRHLVDEDDIPHASMHSLTESTSSIRRMEFKNKYATPEDQGELRSLKNTSV; from the exons ATGAGGCGCGGCGGCGAAGCCGTTGGTGCCGCCGCGCTACCCGTCGCACTTTTCCTGCTGCTGTCTTCGATCGGGCCGTGGTCGACGTGCAATGGGCAGCAGTGGAAGAATGACCCAAACCGGAGGTATCCCGATCCAGCGACGCCGGACTTCTTGCCTCGGAACCGAGCCCCGCCAGGTCCCACGCTGTACCGTGCCGACCTGAGGCCGTCCGGACTCTACGAGCGGACGGACGACTTTCAAAAGTACAGCGATGGACGGTGCTCGATACGGACGACCTCGACGCcgacaatgtacagaacagcaaAAACTCCGATCGGTGTTTTTACGGGAAGGATCGTCTACCTGTGCGACCTTCCCGAGTTCACGCGCACCGACCAACGGCCGGCGTCGCAGGGCGGCATCGACCACAGGAACGACAGGCTGGAGTACCCCTCCAGCGCGGTGGCCTACCTGGGCATTCCGTACGCCCAGCCGCCACTCGGACACAACAGGTTTAGG GAACCTCAGGCTCATGGTCCCTTGGGAAATGTGCAAGCCCTGAATTTCAGGGACTCGTGTATACAACACATTGACTACAAAGGTCAACACATGGGCGTCCCCTCTACCAGCGAAGATTGCCTCTACCTTAATATCTACACACCTAAT ctgGCCGATATGAATCGTCGGTTTGCTGTCATGGTGCACATACATGGTGGTGAATTTGATCATGGGTCTGGAAATTTGTTTCCTGGTCACATGCTGGCTGCTTCACAAGATGTTGTTGTGGTCACCTTCAATTACCGTCTAGGTGCTTTAG ggttTCTGGCAACGGGGGATGGTGCTTCGCCAGGCAACTACGGTCTGCTAGATCAAGCAGCTGCCATCCAGTGGGTGCGAGACTACATTGCAGGCTTCTCCGGAGACCCATCTCGTATCACCCTGTTTGGTCCAGGCgctggagcagccagtgctggCCTCCATTTGGTCCATCAGATGAACAAACGCAATT TGGCCTTTCAGCGGGTGATAGCTTCTGGTGGATCTCCGGTGGCCGAGTGGGCCTTGGACCAAGACCCTATACGGATGCGCAACATGAGCTGGCTGTATAGTGAGAAGGTGGGCTGCTATGGCGACAGCACCTGGCGCCTACTCGACTGCCTGCGTAGCAAGGGGAATAGCAGCTCTGAGTTCACTTTGGCCACTGTCGAG CCAACAGTGGGACGTCTACCCTGGGGACCCGTCTTGGACCGTCACACACGTTCAGACAGTATCGTGTTCGTGTCCCCAGAAGACTACCTTCGAGACCTCGCACCTGAGGAGGCCCATCGGTTTAGTAGCCAGGTGGCGTACATGACTGGTGTCACACGTGACGAGGCATCCTACATTGTCA AACGAGACAGAGAACTCAAGAACAACCGTTACATCATGACACCAGACACATTTCGAATGTACCTGAAACGCTATGCCCGCCAGTTCAACTACACGCTCAATGAGGAAGCTGCCATCAGTGCCTTATCCTTCATGTATACTCCATGGAGTGATCAGGACAATCAGACCCTCCTGATGAGGGGATACGTTGAC ATGCTCTCGGACTCCTACTTTGTGGCCCCTCATGACAAGGTGATGAAGCTTCTACTGGACAAAGGTTTTCGTGTCTATGCTTACGTGGTGAACTACACTCTTGAGAGCTATCCTAGGTTGCAGTATGGCAGACGCGTCTATGACTGGGATG AAATACCACAAAGCATGGTTGACCTGATGGTGTCCGGTGCACCATTCATGGACCCAAAGTTCTACCCTGACAACCTGGAACTGAATGACGTCCTCTGGAGCGAGGGAGACCGCAACATGAGCCAGCTGTTTATGCAGGCCTGGGCAAACTTTGCCAAAACTGG AGACCCAATGGGGGGCACCTCCTTGTTTGGGTCCATCCGCTGGGATCCCGCCAGGCGGGGTCTGCTACAGTACCTGTGCATCAATGGCACATACTACGAAGCACTAAATTCCTCGAGCTTCATGCTGCACGACTACCGGCAGAAAGAGAGCCAGTTCTGGAATGCCTACTTGCCCGAGCTAGCCCTCCGTCCGGCGCCAACCTGGCCGCCCTGGGACGAGCCGCTGCTGCGGGAGAACCGCCTCGTCACCGCCTCTCTCTGGGGCGTCACGGCCGTTGCCTGCCTCCTGCTCATATTGGCAGTGGTCGcgtgctgctgctactgcaaggCTGCTAG